A stretch of DNA from Castor canadensis chromosome 2, mCasCan1.hap1v2, whole genome shotgun sequence:
ACTAGATTGTGCAGATGTTAGAAAAACTAAAGGCCACCCAGTGTCACAATATTTGTTTCATCACTTGTGCCTTATGTCTAGACCAAAgattttttcttcagaaaaatattATCCACAAAGCTTCCAAAGCAatgttcttcttttatttatttttttttggtggcaccggggtttgaactcagggcctcatacttgctaggcaggcattcttacctcttgagccactctgtcagcccccaaagcaatgaaaacaaaattcaagtATAATTAAAGCTACTCAACAACAAAATGGGCTATCTCCAGAAAGCCTATCACTTAAGTTTTTTAAGCAAAAGCAGGATACCACAGCTAACAAAGatgtaaaaaacaaactgaattaaCTTGGGATACCTAACTCTCAGAACCTGTAAGTTTGTCTCATTTCTACACTTAGATTTCTGGCATAGCTCCTTGCTAGATGATGAGGGGCATATTTGAGGGGGATCTGAAGAACGCTTCAAGATTTGTGGGACTTTTGGTAGTTAATAATTTTGAGATTAAAATGATCTAACCCTGTTTGTTACCCACTGGCCCTCCTCCAAACCCACCCAGTGTCCCAATTAACTAACTCCATGACACTCTGGGCACTGAAATTAGTTCATCTTATAGAATATACCTCTCTTCTAATCTCAGATACCAAACTCCATGATAATAGCTAAGAAAACAAGAGTTTATGAGGTGACCATAAACCAAAATACATGCTAGTAAAAAACCTTAAGCTCTAGACCTGGTTCTGGTTGAGGTTGAGTTCGATGGCCTGCAGCTCCCCCACTGTGTCAGGTATACTCCGAATCTGGTTTTTAGAAAGATCTACCACATCCAGGTGCCGCAGGCTACAAAGTTGGGGTGGTAGTGCTCCCAGTTGGTTCCCAGAAAGGCTCAGGGTCTTGAGGGCAGAGAGTTGCCCAAAGGTAGACGGTAGCTCTCTCAGGTGATTGTTGTTTAGGCTTAGCGTCTCCAGTTTTTTCAGATTGCATAACTCAGCAGGTAAAACAGctggcaaaattaaaaaaaaaaaaaaaaaaaaaaaaacctgaatctGACAAAGCTCAGAAACACCTTTGATGAAGCTCATAAAGAATATATGACAGCCTGCTTCATCTCTTGCTAATAAGTGTAGAATTCCTACGTGTGCCATTCTTAGGGACTGCATTTTACTGTCTTCAGAAGGCAAGGGTGCCATCAAAATGCAGGAGAGCACTTACGTGTAAAATGGGCTCCTTTTGTAAAGGTGACTGGGCACAATTCACAATTTTGTGAGATTTAGAagattctccccttcccattcCGTCCCCCCTTCCAAATTAGGTAATTTTGTTTACAACACATCCCAAATATCTTCCCTTTCAAGTCCAAATTACCCCAGTAATTATTATACCATCCAAGGAGACTTGCAGATGTAATCGTAAGAGGTAGAAAGCTTCCAGGGCTCTGACACTCTGCATCTTGAACCGTCTGAATGGTTTCATAATACCAAAACCCAGCTCATAAGAGAAAACCACCCTTCGTAACTGCTGATCTCTAGCAAAAGCTGCCCAGGCGCGAAAGCCATACTCAGTTTGTTGTTGTTCAGGGAGAGGCTCTTCAGCAGAGTGAACTTCCCTATCTGCAGGGGCGGTAGGCTCTCGATCTTGTTGTTGGACAAGTCGATGGTCCTAAGGTTGCTGGTCAGCTTCTGCAACTCTGAGGGGAACTGGAGAAAGGAGTTCGCGGCGTGGAGAACCCCGCGCCGATTAAACTCGACACCCCCGCCGTCCCTCTCCCCTAAGTTTCCTGGCCTGGCCCGGCCCCGCCTCACCTCGGTCAGCCCGCGGTCCTTAAGCTGAAACACACCAGTTTTCTGCGCCGTTTCTACATGAGCGCGGAGAGCACTGTTCCCCATCCTCGCGCCGCGGCTCGGATTCCTGCCAGAAGGAAGCGGAGCTGTCACCGCCCTGTCTAGGCACACAGCCACCCGGTCAATCTCCAGGTTGGATTTCCAGCCCCGACTGTCACCTCCTCCCGATCTCTGGATCCTGGGGGCCAGCCCAGGAGGagcaaaaaggaaagggaagaacagACAGCCGGCACACCAAGTCCTGCTGCTTTTGCAGCTGTTCAGAGGCCAGGAGTCTCCGGGAGCCTCCGAAGGACACGGGAGCCCGGGACTCGCCTCCTACAGCTCAGTGGAGAGAAGGCCCCGCAGCGGGAGACCCGGGACCCACGCTCGCCTGGGATGCGCTCCCAGGGCTTCTGCCCAGGCGGACACGCCCTGTGACGTCATCACGCCGCGCCGAGCATTCGCCCCGCGTTCTGTTCACTCCTGGCGCCACCCTCTGAGGCGGGTCGGAGTCATGGCTTCCCCCAACCCGTGGGATCCGGCTTCGGAGCCAAATGCAGCTGGGTTACTGCTGGGCCAGTTTGTGGCATCAGGGACTGTCTCTCAGGTGCGTGGGGGCGGCGATGGCGTCATCAAGGGGGTGCTCGCGGTGGCGACAGAATTTGGCTGTGAGGTGATGGTGCTGGCCGCGGGAGTGGTGAGGGGGCTGGTTGGGGGGTGTTGTGAAGGCGACAGAGCCActgccaggcagcagctgtgacCATTCCGCCGTGGGCTTTTTGAAAGCGAGGGTTTGAGAAGATGGGGTTTCAAGTAGACTGTTTGGAGTGTTTGAAGGCAAGTTACCCGAGCCAGTCTGTGGGACATAGGGCCGTGTTCTGCTGATTTTCAAGTGACACTGCCTCTAGATCATAATAGCATGAGGCAGGGTTGGGAAGTACTGGCATGTAGTTAAAAACAAGTATTTCCAATAACTCCATTGGAGTATTTGGAGCAGAAGGTACAGAAGAGAGCCAGGAAtcgactcaggcctgtaatcctagctacttgacactgagatcgaggttcgaagccagccgggggaaatagttggcgagacccccatcttcaaaataatcagagcaaaatgcactggaggtgtggctcaaacagtgcagtgcctgctttgcaagtgcgaagccctgagtttgaaactCCAgtcccccccccaacacacacacaaaaatgatttATATTTGAATGAAAGAAGATATGTTCCAATGAAACCTTATTTCTGGACCCTGAAATTTGAATGttaccattttcttaatttctttactattttttcacagtactgcAGGTTGAGCCCAGGGccatgtgcatgctagacaagcacattaccactgagctacatcccagccctttttaattttatttgagacag
This window harbors:
- the Lrrc57 gene encoding leucine-rich repeat-containing protein 57 isoform X2; the encoded protein is MGNSALRAHVETAQKTGVFQLKDRGLTEFPSELQKLTSNLRTIDLSNNKIESLPPLQIGKFTLLKSLSLNNNKLTVLPAELCNLKKLETLSLNNNHLRELPSTFGQLSALKTLSLSGNQLGALPPQLCSLRHLDVVDLSKNQIRSIPDTVGELQAIELNLNQNQISQISVKISCCPRLKVLRLEENCLELSMLPQSILSDSQICLLAVEGNLFEIKKLRELEGYDKYMERFTATKKKFA
- the Lrrc57 gene encoding leucine-rich repeat-containing protein 57 isoform X1, coding for MTSQGVSAWAEALGAHPRRAWVPGLPLRGLLSTELNPSRGARMGNSALRAHVETAQKTGVFQLKDRGLTEFPSELQKLTSNLRTIDLSNNKIESLPPLQIGKFTLLKSLSLNNNKLTVLPAELCNLKKLETLSLNNNHLRELPSTFGQLSALKTLSLSGNQLGALPPQLCSLRHLDVVDLSKNQIRSIPDTVGELQAIELNLNQNQISQISVKISCCPRLKVLRLEENCLELSMLPQSILSDSQICLLAVEGNLFEIKKLRELEGYDKYMERFTATKKKFA